One genomic window of Saccopteryx bilineata isolate mSacBil1 chromosome 4, mSacBil1_pri_phased_curated, whole genome shotgun sequence includes the following:
- the LYSMD2 gene encoding lysM and putative peptidoglycan-binding domain-containing protein 2 isoform X2, translating into MEQIKRANKLFTNDCIFLKKTLNIPVISEKPLLFNGLNSIDSPENETVDGHFSHEEELVVAAEDLSPTSPQTSEVQPVPPEEVSARDFLQRLDLQIKLSTQAAKKLKEETRDEDNPYAPSLYHS; encoded by the exons atggAGCAGATTAAAAGGGCAAATAAACTGTTTACCAAtgattgtatatttctgaagaaaaCGTTGAACATCCCAGTTATCTCAGAGAAGCCTTTGCTGTTTAATGGACTTAATTCAATTGATTCTCCAGAAAATGAAACTGTTGATGGCCATTTTTCTCATGAGGAAGAGCTGGTAGTGGCGGCAGAAGACCTGTCTCCTACCAGTCCTCAGACATCTGAGGTTCAGCCTGTGCCACCTGAAGAAGTGTCAGCCAGAGATTTCCTGCAGAGACTCGACTTGCAGATTAAGTTATCAACACAGGCAGCCAAGAAACTAAAAGAAGAGACCAG agatGAAGACAATCCCTATGCACCTTCACTCTATCACAGTTAG